In one window of Gossypium hirsutum isolate 1008001.06 chromosome A01, Gossypium_hirsutum_v2.1, whole genome shotgun sequence DNA:
- the LOC107905354 gene encoding peroxiredoxin-2E, chloroplastic has product MAATSLTLSRFLSPAAAISLSSTTKLSSKSLPLKFSSVSSLSFNLHRRRVSKPISFSTKTTQISAAISVGDKLPDATLSYFDSDGELQTTTISSLTAGKKAVIFAVPGAFTPTCSQKHLPGFVEKSGELKAKGVNTIACVSVNDAFVMRAWKENLGIKDEVLLLSDGNGEFTKKIGCELDLTDKPVGLGVRSRRYALLAEDGVVKLLNLEEGGAFTFSGAEDILKVL; this is encoded by the coding sequence atgGCAGCAACTTCCTTAACCCTCTCAAGATTCCTCTCACCGGCCGCCGCCATTTCATTATCCAGCACCACCAAGCTTTCCTCTAAATCCCTTCCTTTAAAGTTCTCCTCCGTTTCTTCCCTTTCCTTCAACCTCCACCGCCGCCGCGTTTCAAAACCCATTTCCTTTTCcaccaaaacaacccaaatctCCGCCGCTATCTCCGTCGGAGATAAGCTTCCTGACGCAACACTTTCCTACTTCGATTCCGATGGTGAACTCCAAACCACGACGATCTCTTCCCTTACCGCCGGCAAAAAAGCCGTCATCTTCGCTGTCCCCGGTGCTTTTACCCCCACTTGTTCCCAGAAACACCTCCCTGGGTTCGTTGAGAAATCTGGGGAACTCAAAGCCAAAGGGGTTAACACCATCGCCTGTGTTTCGGTGAACGATGCGTTTGTGATGCGAGCTTGGAAGGAAAATCTAGGTATCAAAGATGAAGTCCTTTTGTTATCGGATGGTAATGGGGAATTCACTAAGAAAATTGGGTGTGAATTGGATTTGACCGATAAGCCTGTTGGACTTGGTGTTCGTTCTAGAAGGTATGCTCTCTTGGCTGAAGATGGTGTCGTTAAGCTTCTTAATTTAGAAGAAGGTGGTGCTTTTACTTTCAGTGGAGCTGAAGATATTCTCAAAGTGCTGTGA
- the LOC107905353 gene encoding pentatricopeptide repeat-containing protein At5g12100, mitochondrial: MVYQCQKSNMAAKRVTLLSQLSFTSQKKPKPLSTLSTQSSSQAANTNEKHETFVLHHHERHHHIQELTTLLQQGQTEAAQTLTKSLLSSKSPSDLFNLFSFTSYSLKFSFSNILFSLLAQSKMHSEAMELYKAIRKEGMQPSITSLNLLLDSLISLNQFDGTLNLFEEIIGSGFRPNKFMYGKAIQAAVKLGDLKRAYEFLDDMKQKGVNPSLFIYNVLISGLCKERRIREAEKGFNEILERKLVPSLVTYNTLIDGYCKVGDLEKAFGLKERMVKENVVPNIVTFNTLISGLCHAQRMEEAKWVLKEMEAHGFVGDGYTFSILFDGFLKSGNGESAMALYEEMKGKGVGINRYALSNWLNHLCKEGDFKKAEEVLQNEIERGFVPNEVVFNTIVKGYCQIGDMNRAISTVEHMEKLGLRPDYVTFNTLIGKFFEMKDVENAEEWVKKMREKSVSPKVETYNVIINGYGKMNVLDRCFAVLEEMERDGIKPNVVTYGSLVNCLCKNGMLLEAEITFKDMIIRGVLPNVLVYNTLIAGNCAAGNLTDAFKYFDEMVKGETRPTIVTYNTLISGLCKKGRITEAEALLPKITSNGCSPDVITYNTLLSGYSNEGNAEKCLELYENMKSLGIKPTLNTYHPLISGCSKKGIELAERLFREMEEMHLTPDLLTYNVLIHLYAEHGDVQNAVFLHREMIDRGICPDKLTYNSLILGQFKNGKLLEIKDLVDDMKAKGLVPKADTYTLLIKGYCEHKDFIGAYVWYREMFENHFLPRFTTCKELVIGLKEQGKSQEAQIICSEMKAKGMDNWNSDEDVSELAV, from the coding sequence atggtGTATCAGTGCCAAAAGTCTAACATGGCAGCAAAGCGTGTAACTCTCCTCTCCCAATTATCTTTCACTTCCCAGAAGAAACCCAAACCTCTCTCCACACTGTCCACACAGTCTTCTTCCCAAGCAGCCAATACCAACGAGAAACATGAAACCTTTGTTCTTCATCACCATGAACGCCACCACCATATTCAAGAGCTTACAACTTTACTCCAACAAGGCCAAACTGAAGCTGCTCAAACCCTCACAAAATCACTCCTTTCTTCGAAATCACCATCTGATCTCTTCAATCTCTTCTCTTTCACTTCATATTCTTTGAAATTCAGTTTCTCAAATATTCTCTTTTCATTATTAGCTCAATCCAAAATGCATAGTGAAGCCATGGAATTATATAAAGCTATAAGGAAAGAAGGTATGCAGCCTTCTATAACTTCACTTAACCTGTTGCTTGATTCTTTGATATCTTTGAATCAGTTTGATGGAACCCTTAATTTGTTTGAAGAAATTATAGGGTCTGGTTTTAGACCTAATAAATTCATGTATGGTAAAGCTATCCAAGCTGCTGTTAAATTAGGGGACTTGAAGAGGGCTTATGAGTTTTTGGATGATATGAAACAAAAAGGGGTTAATCCAAGTTTGTTTATTTATAATGTTTTGATTAGTGGCCTTTGTAAAGAGAGGAGAATTAGGGAAGCTGAGAAAGGGTTTAATGAGATTCTTGAGAGGAAATTAGTGCCTAGTTTGGTTACTTATAATACTCTTATTGATGGGTATTGTAAAGTTGGGGATTTAGAGAAGGCTTTTGGGTTAAAAGAGAGGATGGTGAAGGAGAATGTGGTGCCTAACATTGTTACTTTTAATACATTGATTAGTGGTCTTTGTCATGCTCAAAGAATGGAAGAGGCAAAATGGGTTTTAAAGGAAATGGAAGCTCATGGATTTGTTGGTGATGGGTATACTTTTAGTATTCTTTTTGATGGGTTTTTGAAGAGTGGGAATGGTGAAAGTGCAATGGCTTTGTATGAAGAAATGAAGGGGAAAGGAGTTGGGATCAATAGGTATGCATTGAGTAATTGGTTGAATCATTTGTGTAAGGAAGGGGATTTCAAAAAAGCGGAAGAGGTTTTACAAAACGAGATTGAGAGAGGGTTTGTGCCGAATGAGGTAGTGTTTAACACCATTGTGAAGGGATATTGTCAAATTGGGGATATGAATCGAGCAATTTCAACGGTTGAGCATATGGAGAAATTGGGGTTGAGGCCGGATTATGTTACATTCAATACTTTGATTGGCAAGTTTTTTGAAATGAAAGACGTGGAGAATGCTGAAGAATGGGTGAAAAAGATGAGGGAGAAGAGTGTTTCGCCTAAAGTCGAGACGTACAATGTTATTATTAATGGTTACGGGAAAATGAATGTACTCGATAGGTGTTTTGCGGTTTTAGAAGAAATGGAAAGGGATGGGATTAAACCGAATGTTGTCACGTATGGTTCGCTTGTAAATTGTTTATGCAAGAATGGAATGCTTCTTGAAGCTGAGATAACTTTCAAGGATATGATAATTAGAGGGGTGTTGCCTAACGTGCTGGTATATAACACGCTTATTGCCGGAAATTGTGCAGCTGGAAACTTGACTGATGCTTTCAAGTACTTTGATGAAATGGTGAAGGGTGAAACAAGACCAACGATCGTAACATACAACACACTTATTAGTGGACTATGCAAGAAGGGAAGGATAACAGAAGCCGAAGCTTTGCTTCCCAAAATCACAAGTAATGGGTGTAGTCCCGATGTCATCACCTACAACACCTTATTATCAGGGTATTCTAACGAAGGAAATGCTGAGAAATGTCTGGAATTGTATGAAAACATGAAGAGTTTGGGCATTAAGCCGACTTTGAATACCTATCATCCTCTAATTAGTGGTTGCAGCAAGAAAGGAATAGAACTTGCCGAGAGACTGTTTCGCGAAATGGAAGAGATGCATTTGACTCCCGATCTACTCACATATAACGTGCTGATTCACTTGTATGCAGAGCACGGAGATGTTCAAAATGCAGTTTTTTTGCATCGAGAGATGATAGACCGTGGAATTTGCCCTGACAAATTGACCTACAATAGCTTGATTTTGGGACAGTTTAAAAACGGAAAGTTGTTAGAAATAAAGGATCTTGTTGATGATATGAAGGCCAAGGGATTGGTTCCTAAAGCTGATACATATACCCTTCTGATTAAGGGATATTGTGAACACAAGGATTTCATCGGGGCATACGTTTGGTATCGGGAAATGTTTGAAAACCATTTCCTTCCACGTTTCACGACTTGTAAGGAACTCGTGATTGGCCTTAAAGAGCAAGGAAAGTCGCAAGAGGCGCAGATTATCTGCTCGGAGATGAAGGCTAAAGGAATGGACAACTGGAACTCCGATGAAGATGTCTCGGAACTTGCCGTTTAA
- the LOC121230312 gene encoding glucomannan 4-beta-mannosyltransferase 9, which produces MDRLPSTTIFPDTNDDLSMQMAVIWGQIKAPLIVPLLKLAVVVCLIMSVMLFLERVYMGIVIALVKLFGRKPDKRFKWEAIKDDVELGNSAYPMVLVQIPMYNEREVYQLSIGAACGLSWPSDRIVIQVLDDSTDPTIKDMVELECQRWASKGINIKYEIRDNRNGYKAGALKEGMKHSYVKHCDYVVIFDADFQPEPDFLWRTIPFLVHNPELALVQARWKFVNSDECLMTRMQEMSLDYHFTVEQEVGSSTYSFFGFNGTAGVWRISALNEAGGWKDRTTVEDMDLAVRASLKGWKFLYLGSLKVKNELPSTLKAYRYQQHRWSCGPANLFRKMVMEIIKNKKVSTWKKVHVIYSFFVVRKLVAHIVTFIFYCVVLPATVLVPEVEVPKWGAVYIPSIITILNAVGTPRSFHLLVFWILFENVMSLHRTKATFIGLLEAGRVNEWIVTEKLGDAFKSKAAAKAPRKPRFRFGERLHVLELCVGAYLFFCGCYDVVFGKNHYFIYLFAQAIAFFIMGFGYVGTIVPNS; this is translated from the exons atggaTCGGCTTCCTTCAACAACTATCTTCCCCGACACAAACGATGATTTGTCGATGCAAATGGCAGTGATTTGGGGACAAATCAAAGCACCATTGATCGTGCCATTGTTGAAACTCGCCGTCGTGGTTTGTTTGATAATGTCTGTAATGCTTTTTCTTGAAAGGGTTTATATGGGGATAGTCATTGCTTTGGTCAAACTGTTTGGTCGGAAACCAGACAAAAGGTTTAAATGGGAAGCCATTAAAGATGATGTAGAGTTGGGGAACTCAGCTTATCCTATGGTTCTGGTTCAAATCCCAATGTACAATGAAAGAGAg GTTTATCAACTGTCCATTGGAGCTGCATGTGGTCTCTCATGGCCTTCTGATCGGATCGTTATTCAAGTCCTTGATGACTCAACTGACCCGACAATTAAG GATATGGTGGAATTAGAGTGTCAAAGATGGGCAAGCAAAGGGATCAACATCAAGTATGAAATAAGGGACAATAGGAATGGATACAAAGCTGGGGCTTTAAAAGAAGGCATGAAACACAGTTATGTGAAACACTGTGACTATGTTGTCATTTTCGATGCTGATTTCCAGCCCGAACCTGATTTCCTTTGGCGAACCATTCCCTTCCTCGTTCACAACCCTGAATTAGCTTTGGTTCAAGCTCGTTGgaaattcg TGAATTCTGATGAATGTTTGATGACAAGAATGCAAGAAATGTCATTAGATTACCATTTTACTGTTGAACAAGAAGTGGGGTCTTCCACCTATTCGTTCTTTGGCTTCAATG GAACTGCTGGTGTATGGAGAATTAGTGCTTTGAATGAAGCCGGTGGATGGAAAGATCGAACCACAGTCGAGGACATGGATTTAGCTGTTCGAGCTAGTCTCAAAGGATGGAAATTCCTTTACCTTGGTAGCCTAAAG GTGAAAAATGAATTGCCGAGTACATTGAAAGCATATCGGTACCAACAGCATCGATGGTCTTGTGGTCCGGCTAACCTTTTCAGGAAAATGGTCATGGAGATCATTAAAAACAAG AAAGTTTCAACATGGAAGAAAGTACATGTAATTTACAGCTTCTTTGTGGTCAGAAAGCTTGTTGCCCACATTGTTACATTCATTTTTTACTGTGTTGTTTTACCTGCAACTGTACTTGTGCCTGAAGTTGAGGTTCCAAAGTGGGGAGCTGTTTATATTCCTTCTATCATTACCATTCTCAATGCTGTCGGAACTCCGAG GTCATTTCACTTACTGGTTTTTTGGATCCTTTTTGAAAACGTCATGTCGTTGCATCGAACTAAGGCTACCTTCATCGGCTTATTAGAGGCTGGTAGAGTAAACGAATGGATCGTCACTGAGAAACTCGGGGATGCTTTCAAGTCTAAAGCAGCTGCAAAAGCACCCCGAAAACCCCGTTTCCGGTTCGGAGAAAG ACTCCATGTGTTAGAGCTATGCGTCGGAGCTTATCTATTCTTCTGCGGCTGCTACGACGTCGTGTTCGGTAAAAACCATTACTTCATATACCTTTTTGCACAAGCAATTGCCTTCTTCATCATGGGATTCGGATATGTTGGCACCATCGTCCCCAACTCGTAA